The Silvibacterium dinghuense DNA window CCGCATTCTGGACATTCAGCTGCAGGTTCAGGTGCTTGTTGAACTCATAGCTGCCGAAGATATCCTCGCGCACATAACCCGGCACCCACTTGTTATTCAACTGGCTGCCCCAGACCATGGTCATTCCGTAGATACCACCGCCGAGGCGCAGCCTGGGAAGAACCTTGTAGTTACTGGTGATGGCCACGCTGTGACGCGGCGTATTCGGCATGCTGTTGCCATTGGCCAGTCCACTTGCGGTTCCCGAGCCGCCGGCCTGCTCCAGCACCGCATCGAGATAGGTATAACCGCCGGTCAGCTGCCACTTCCGCGTAATATCGCCACTCACAGTCAACTCGCCGCCCAACGTGCGATCCGTACCCGCTGCAGCGATCGTGCCATCGGCCTGAGTAATGCGCACGTTCTGGATATCCATGCGGAAGAGGTCCGCGTGCACCATCGCCTTGCCGTGTGCAATCTCACGCTTCACGCCAATCTCTTCTTCGCGAATCTTCTCCGGTTCGAGATCGGCGTTAATCTGGCTGGTCAGCGCCGAGGTATCGACACCCTGCGAGAGCGCATTGCCGGTCGGAATCGCCGCCGTGCTCACCGTCCCATAGAAGCTGGTGGCCGAGTCCGGCTTGTAGACCACGCTGGCCAGGTAGTTCACCAGGTTGTTATCCACGAAATACTTGCTGCGTACGCCCGAGGTCACCGCGCTCTGGTACTGCGAGTCGTAATTGTCGTAGCGAATACCGAGCGTGCTCTGGAAGTGCGAATTCAGAATGACCGTATCGAATGCGTAGACCGACTTCTCCACGCTCTTCGACTTCGTCGGGTTATGGTTCAACGTGATGGTGCCGGTATCCCACCATGGGTCGCGCATATTCGGCGCATAGAGATAGGTGCAGTTGTAACCACCGGCAACACCTACGCCGTTCGGGCAGGTCTCCGTGTTATTCGAGAATGCCTTGCTGTTGATCGTGTAGGCGTCATTGTTGCCACGCTCCTGCGAGAACTCCGCGCCTGCGGCATAGGAGTGTTTGATCGAAGCAGTCTTGAACTGGCCAGAGAGGTCTACCTGGTCCATTGCCGTAAACGTCGAGCTCACGCGGTCATTCGGACGACGGAAGACGTAGCCGTAATAAATATTGCCCTGGCTGTCGTCCGGCAGCGTCCAGATGTAGTCTTCGTTTGTGGCTTCATAACGGAAGCTGTTGCGCAGCAGGCTGCTGGCATGCCACAGGTCACGCTCCACGCGCGCCGTCGCCGTCTTGTTCTTTGCGCGATCATGATCGCGGTCAATCAGGCCATAGTAGAAGTTGCGATGCGGCAGCTTCACCGGCTCGCCATCGCCCTTCTCCAGAATGCGCGAGCCAGGATCGACCGTCGGCACGGTAGTCGGGTTGTTATATGGAATGCCCGAGTCCGGAATGTCATTGGTGATCAGGTGGTAGTAGTCGAGATACGCGCGTGTCGGTCCGCCCAGGCCGATCGCCAGACTGGGCGCCACGCCCCAGCGGTTGTTATGCGCGCCGTCGCGCCCCGGCACATCCGCGTTGTGCC harbors:
- a CDS encoding TonB-dependent siderophore receptor — translated: MSAAHGDSSVDAVREAQPLSASRGKRGSLMMVAALALAGFAAHGADAAAAASDPKDGGIEKAPVPDADGQAAQGETVHHFKIAAGPLSEVLASMEKETGISFSLASDSIGELPSPGVTGVLTVKEALTQILANTGVSARAKEQGRVELFLSGSNSSVEVNDQALSSMKYTAPLLDLPQTITVIGEETLQNTASTTLVEALRTIPGITFGAGEGGNPIGDRPFIRGMDSQASTYIDGMQDIAAQSREVFDVESIEVSEGPGGAYGGRGTAGGSINMNSKLPRRDNFIAGSFTPGTSDYERGTVDGNLKINSLMTGRLAGVWHNADVPGRDGAHNNRWGVAPSLAIGLGGPTRAYLDYYHLITNDIPDSGIPYNNPTTVPTVDPGSRILEKGDGEPVKLPHRNFYYGLIDRDHDRAKNKTATARVERDLWHASSLLRNSFRYEATNEDYIWTLPDDSQGNIYYGYVFRRPNDRVSSTFTAMDQVDLSGQFKTASIKHSYAAGAEFSQERGNNDAYTINSKAFSNNTETCPNGVGVAGGYNCTYLYAPNMRDPWWDTGTITLNHNPTKSKSVEKSVYAFDTVILNSHFQSTLGIRYDNYDSQYQSAVTSGVRSKYFVDNNLVNYLASVVYKPDSATSFYGTVSTAAIPTGNALSQGVDTSALTSQINADLEPEKIREEEIGVKREIAHGKAMVHADLFRMDIQNVRITQADGTIAAAGTDRTLGGELTVSGDITRKWQLTGGYTYLDAVLEQAGGSGTASGLANGNSMPNTPRHSVAITSNYKVLPRLRLGGGIYGMTMVWGSQLNNKWVPGYVREDIFGSYEFNKHLNLQLNVQNAGDKLYYDEAYATHYAQMAPGRSGTLGFNVKF